In Drosophila miranda strain MSH22 chromosome XR, D.miranda_PacBio2.1, whole genome shotgun sequence, the genomic window TCACTTGTTAAATTAGCTAACTTTCAATAAATTCAGAAAATAATATCGCGATAAAAGTGTATGGAAATCAGTTTTTATTGACTTTTTACGTACATATTTTGGCAATGTGGACAGTGTGGCGGAAATGCCCATATACGATGTACATATGCACACATATACGTGTTTTATTTAAACATTTAAACGAAGCTATAAGAACCGAATAAGAAATGCAGAACAGCAATGCTCTTAGGTTGCCTTATCTAGAATTGCTCTAGAACACTCTTTCCTTTGTAGCGCCCATGAAGGGACAGCTTGAAGCTTTtagaaacattttttttttaaattaaggTGTTTTTAAACATTAATTTTAGAGTATAATTTCGAATAAACTGACAGATGTCCACCACTTTGAATCATTAAATTCTCTTAATTCATTTCAGCATGAGATAAAGAGGGATAGCAATACTGGCAACGTATTTCTCAGTTCCTGAATACCCATATACGATCAGTGGTTTTTGATAATTTGGTATATAATGATTACATATATAACTCAACTAAAGATAAGTCGACTGGAAGGAAAATAAATCGCAGGAAGCATAAAGCTAACATTGCAGACACCTGCAATCATTATCCGATGGAAATGATTTTTGATAAACGAACTATAATAAATTGCGATTCCCACTCTAGGATTTTgcataaaaatatataaacaaTAGGGGCACAGGGGACATTCATTCAtacatggcatggcatggcatggcatggggGCATGTGCTGTGGAATAGGTGTAAAGAAAGTAAATGAATTGCATCTGGTAATGGGCCCTGATATACCGACAGTTTGCTTCCGACATAGTatgatttaatttttgtttgtatttAATGCTCTTcctctttttatttttctttgatTCATTTTGATATTATTTGTTTTCGTGTTGTTCCTGCTGATTTGCTGTTGGTTGTTTGGTTTAGTGTGTGTTTTGTTGCTCTTGCTGCAGTTTTCGAAATTCTAAACAATTAATGATGTCCTGGAGTAGCAGCCAAAGGGGAGCTGTCTGCCGCCTAGCTAAATAGCTTATTGTGGTTTTAGTTTGTTTTTCTGCTCTTGGATCTGCACATTTTACATCCACTTTATACGTTCTTCGGCATCCGATCCATCGATTATCATAAAAAAATAGTGCATAAAGTGTATTTTCTTCAACTAAAATTACGTTGTTGCTATCTTTTTTTCTGTTtagtttttgaaaaatttgtgtgtgtgttgtcgaCTACACACATTTAAAAATTTGTataatatttaataaaatattaaattacAGATCTTCTTTGAAATGAATCGAATCGGATCAAAATTAAGGCCAAAAAGTACATGTTAATACAACTAACTAGCTTACATTGTTAATGAAACACTCTGAACCGATCTGATCTTTCTATTCTGGGCAATAAATATAGATATAATCAATAtactctatatatatatatatatatggatatacacatacatatacacatatgcatatagtttgtgtgtgtgtgtatgtgtggtaTGTCATCGGCTTAGTATTCTTCGCGTTAAGGCCTTAAACAAAAAGCAAATCATTTACGCATTCACGGAACGGAGGCTGTGGTGGGTGGTCCAACAAAAAAATTGGCTACAAATTCTGGCTCAAGAAGCGAAAGCTTTTCCCTACAACACTCACGCACCCTCTCTCCTCTCTTATACACATGTTACACGTTGTTttacttctctctctctctctctctctcgctctctgtcttATTCGCACTATATCGAGATATAAGTCTATTTATATTAATTGCTTTGGGGACCTTAGGTGTACGAATGGGCTCAGGGTATTactttatattatatatatgtatgtgtatatatgtaaatatttatataataataaaaaaaaaaaacactgcAAAACATTGTAAGAGTTGTACAGTAATTAAGCTACGGCTAAGGCTACATCGTTACGATATAATTACAACATTGTTTTCTTATAGAATATATACCTCGCTGTCACCTTTGCTTTCGTCTTTCGCTTCATTTTGACTTACACAGAAAGATCTCGAGAGAGTGTCCTTACGATATAGAGATATTGCCCAATATGAACGTGTGTACACGTTTTGCGTTTCAGATTTCCAGTATAACCGCGTTCACTATATCCCCGGATGAAAATCAGGCCCGTGCGGGCAGGGGACTCTGGCAATTATTTACATAAATGGAAATTGACGAGAATTCAATGCCGATCGTTTACCTCTCCTCTCTGATACTCTCTCTTATACTGTTATTTATTACTGCTAATGTTAAGTTAACGTTTACGTCTATGGTTTTTACTGTTCTTTCTCCTATTTTTATCATACGGttctctttttgttgtttttgtttatgtttttcttgttgttgttgcttttgatGACATCACAGACTGATGGCGCCCCACGGCCTCGCCCTTGGCCATGGCCACGCCCTCGACCACGCCCAAGCCCAGGCGAATACCGCTTGGGCTCAGCAGTTCCAAAAGAGCCAACGTTAACTCTTGGTAGCGGCGGCTGtctcttgttgttgctgctgctggggcggCTGGGACTGatcctgctgcagctgctgatCGATGGCCGGCTGCGATTGCTGCCGCTGTTCCCACCACTCCTGAATGCTGCCGACCATGCGGTGCCGCCGGAACCGGCGCGACTCCCCAATGCACATCTCCACGAAATCGGACTTCATGTCGTGGTCGCCCTTCACCAGTCCCAAGTTGTCCAAAAGCTGGCTGTAGTCGCGTCCCGGCCGCCGTATATCCCGAAAGATCTTTAGCCGCAGGTCAATGTTGTGCTTACGCGCCGCCTCCCGCTGCTCCTCCGACAATATGAGCAGCGCTGCGGCACTTACCTctccgttgctgttgctgttgtgcgTCGGCGAGGAGCTGCAGCTTGGACTTGACTTGATCTCCGTCTTCATagggctgttgttgttgtgatTCCGGTGATTGTTGGTGCTACTGTTCCCagtggcagctgctgctccgctgctgctattgttgttgttattaaTGAAATGATTAAGTCCACTGCCCCAGTACAAATGGGGACTGCTCGCGGCACCACCACCTGCCAGCCGCTTCAGGGCATCAAAACTATTGCCAATCCCCAGGGACAACGGGGATTCGCTATCGTCTCCAACATCGGGCTCGGGACTGCCGTTGCCATTGAGggtactgccactgccactgccactaccACTGCCTACTCCTCCTGTTCCTCCCGAACCGGAGCCGGAAGAGCCGCTGGTCCCATTGTGACATGTCTGCAGTATTCTTGAGATCTCAGATGCATCATTGATGTCATTGTGGGTAAAATAGCTGGAGCCAGAGGATCCAGATACCGATCCGATACTGCTGCTGATGGCGGTCGTCGGATTTGGAGTCGCCAGTGGCGCTGGTGGGACCGCAGACAGGGGCGAGGGCGGCGAGATGTTGACTCCATGATGCGTGTAGCCATTGAGCATCGGCAGTACCCCGGACAGCGACATCATGGAGATGCCCTTGTGGCTGTGACTCCCTGCCGGTCCCAGGCCGCCCAGGTGGGACCCCATCGGACAGGTGGGGCTGCCACCTCGGTTGCTGCTGTACGCCGCATGGGTGGTCGTCAGTCCGTTCAGGGGCACGTACAGCACTCCGCTGGAGTTGTTTGCCGAAGCGGAGGAGCAGGCCgggtcgctgctgctgccaccaGTACCGCCAGATCCCAATCCCAGTCCTCCATTGCTGGTGCTGCTTACGGCCGGCAGCGGCGGTGGAGTGACCAATGAGGCTGCCACTGTGGATGCCACTACCACTCCGGATGCCGTAGAGGGCACCGTTGCCTGTGgcgcagcagctgctgccccTACGACCGGGACAGAAGTGGCCGTCACAATGGGCTCAGgcgcggctgcggctgcggctggcAACATGTTGCTTGGTGGCGGGGCTCCGGGCCTTGGACCGGGCCCAGGCGGGGCCTCTGTGTCCGCTGCATTGGTCTCGTCGCTGATCCCATTGATGAAGTTGTGCACATGGCCGTTGAGGGCAGTGTCCTGGTCGTTGGTTTCCTCCTCGCTAAAGTCAAAGCCAATGCCTCCCAGGCGCTCCGAGGTCGACAGCGACAAGCCCGAGTCGCTCGACGGGTCCGTGCTGCTGGAACTACTGACgaagctgctgttgctgtcctCATCAAAGCAGTTGGGACTGGAACGGCCACCGGATCCCGGGACAGAGCTGGGACCCGATCCCGTCAGtccggagccggagccagaGCCCGTGCTGGCCGCTGACGGGGACGCAGATGAATCGCAGGCTATTGCCGCCGCTGGATTAGGCGAGCTGGGGGCACTTTCGGACGGGGACGAGGGGCGGGGTGAAGAGCAGGATGACCGCGAGTCTGTGGAGACGCGCCGGAACTCAAAAGCACGAGGCAGGGGACCCGCTTTCCGCTTGCGTCCTCGCGAGGTGCCATCCAGCTTCTTGCCGAACCCGCTGCCCGAGTGGGGGCCCAGCATGAGGCCAGACATGCCGCCGGGACCGCCGCCCATGCCGGGACCCCCAGGTCCCCCACTCGATGAAGACCCTGACGACGAGGAGCCCGACGACCCAGAGCCCGAAGAGCCGGGCGGCGAGCCGCCGGGACCGTTGCCATTCGGCGACTTCATGGGCGCCACATCGCTAAGATCCGCCTCGTCCACCATTACCATGTGCTTGTCCTTCTTGTAGGGGTTGCCGAACATGTGCTGACGCACATTGGTTGGTTCGATCTCCCGCAGCGGGTTGTCCTTGTTCTTGAGATATTCCTGGTAGTTGCCCATCTCCGAGATGGGGAGGCAGTGGCCCGAATCCTTGGCCACCAGCAGCGTGGGCCGCAGGAAGGTCTCCCGCATGCGGGCAATCTCCTCCACAAGATCCCGCCGCGGTATATCAAACGGATTGCGATACGTCTTGGCCGATGACTGATGCGTCAGTTGCGGAACTACAATCGTATAGTTTTCCACCGGCTCGATCTCCGCGTGCAGCTTGGCGAACGTGTCCCGCAGCAGGGGATGCCGCACAAGGTCCCGGCGCAGGACCGTGCCCGTGCATAGTTTGGCCGTCTCCACCTGGCGGTAAGGGGGCTTGGCCTGCTTCAGCTGCTTGTATACCTTCATGCAGAGGTTCTCCTGGTCCTGCTTGGCGGTGTTCTTGATGTGCTTCAGCTGGTTGGCGATCGTAGGCGACAGATAGTTGTCGACGTTCTCCGGCAGCAGAAACTGCAGCAGCTGGTACGGCACATTGATGTTGACCAGCGCCTTACGCAGAAAGGGGCAGTAGTACGGCGGTATGGAACGTACATAAGCATTGAATTTGTACATGAGATCGTTGGGCGGACTCATGTTGTACTTGTGGATGAGGTCgtgcagcagaggcagcagtgCGGGATAGTTGTACGCCAGCACGTACAGATGCACCTGCGAGAAGGTGGGCGACGCCTTCAGGTACCCAAAAGGCAGCTCGAAGCCGTGCATCCCGTTGGTGACGATCACCTGCCAGCACTTGTTCATCTCTCGCTTGTTGAGAATCTGCAGCGTCAGGGGGCAGCCCTCGATCTCGTATTTGTCCACTGGGAAGCTGCGCACCAGCTGTGGCTCATCCACCGCCGGCGTCATGATCTTCAGCTTAGGATGGGCGTCGCGGGGCGGCAGTGTGATGGCCTTCGAGTCCGGCCAATAGGGTTCCGGTAGCGGCCAGTACCCAATGGGGAAGGTCTTCTGGGTCATGTGCTTTTGCACGTAGATCATCTTCTTGATTGGCTGGAAGACAATGTCCGGTGTGGGCTCCAACGACGACGCGGAGGATGAACCCGACGACGACTGCTGTGTCGCCgagccgcctcctcctcctgctgcgtTTGtcccactgctgctgctgctgctgctgctggcattATCCTTGGGCAGCAGCGGCTCAAACTGCAACACCACGCCCGGCTGCACCTTCTGGACCAGGCTCTCGATGCATTGATTGAGCACATAGTGGCTGCGCACGCGGTATGAGCGGCCGCCGGTAACCTCGCACATCCGCTCGATGGGGGAGTCGTCATGCGGCACCTTGCCTTCGACACGTTCGTCGATCTTGTTGCCGGGCATGCGCAGGACCAGCGAGAAGAGTCGCTGGTCCCACCGGAAGGGCTCCTTGGTGAACTTTGTGCCGGGTATCTGGTTGCTCAACGGCAGTATGATCTCCTGATGCACCCCATTGCGGTAGGAGTAGCGGCCCCCGTCCGTGATCACAATGATCACCGAGGGTTCGAGGTAGAAGGGACACCTGCCCTGCCCGTACGTATCGATGCCCGACTGCATGCGGTTCAGGTTGAGCAGATCGAAGGCGTTCCGCAGCGATTCACCCATCGAGGTGAGTCCGTGGCTCTGTAGGTTCTTCAGTTCGTTCATAAAGGTGGCATGGTTTTCCTTCCAGCCGGCCTTTACATTGGCCGGCGGCTCCTCGAAGGTCAGCAGCATGTAGCGATCGCCAAGGCAGTCCTGGGTGCGCTGCCGATACTTGAGGAACGTTTCTACCGCCCCCTTGGCAATGTCCAGATACGTTTTTTGCACACCATTCACATACGCCTTCTGGCACATGGACGACGAGGTGTCCACCAGGAAGAGTATGATTGTCATGGCGtattttggttttgttttgggATCTTCCTTCTGTCCTTTCTTGAACTTAATTCTCTTTTATCTCCACGAATCTTTCTATAAGGAAGCGTATAGGGAAGGATTAGCAAAGGTTTCGAGTTTttcaaaagagagagaaagcttTACTTACCGTAATTTCACTCTCTATTGTCTGTCCTcttgcttctgcttctgttcTCCTCAGCGTGGTTacgcttcttcttcttctacTACTCTCTGCTGCTTTTGCTGTAGTTGCTgtagttgctgtggctgtggctgttgatgTTGCTTCTTCTGTCCTGGGCTTGATCGATTGGCTCTTTTTCTGCGTTTCGCTGTGCTGCTTTTATGGTACATGTTGCGCGAAACAGCTGACATTTGGACTGGCTAAGCAACGATGAACTGCATGAATGAAACGGCAGAAAAGAAGGAACAAAATTAACGAATAATTCTAAAAACTCGCACATTTCAATATGTTGCGCATACGCACTGTGCCGCCAGCTACGGCCACAATTGAGCAGAAGAGAGAATATTCCGTGGCTTGTGAGGAACGGAATGGAATCAGTAGAAGTATGGAAACTGGAACAGACTGCGTCTGCGAGGTATTCAAGCTCAAGCACTCTAGTATTGCACATAGCACTCTCGTAATCATTATAATCACTAAACAATTCCAAAACACGGACACACGCACAATTTGTACAAACAAAAAAGTACATGTGCTAATTTGCTTCAAAATGAACTTGCTTATTGGCAAACAAACCCTGCAAACCGTCTGCTCGTGTTTTGCCAATGGTATGATGGGGGGGTGTTACTATTTCGCGGGGGAAAAAATGGTTTGACACAAATTCAAATGCCACCATC contains:
- the LOC108152185 gene encoding integrator complex subunit 6, whose product is MTIILFLVDTSSSMCQKAYVNGVQKTYLDIAKGAVETFLKYRQRTQDCLGDRYMLLTFEEPPANVKAGWKENHATFMNELKNLQSHGLTSMGESLRNAFDLLNLNRMQSGIDTYGQGRCPFYLEPSVIIVITDGGRYSYRNGVHQEIILPLSNQIPGTKFTKEPFRWDQRLFSLVLRMPGNKIDERVEGKVPHDDSPIERMCEVTGGRSYRVRSHYVLNQCIESLVQKVQPGVVLQFEPLLPKDNASSSSSSSSGTNAAGGGGGSATQQSSSGSSSASSLEPTPDIVFQPIKKMIYVQKHMTQKTFPIGYWPLPEPYWPDSKAITLPPRDAHPKLKIMTPAVDEPQLVRSFPVDKYEIEGCPLTLQILNKREMNKCWQVIVTNGMHGFELPFGYLKASPTFSQVHLYVLAYNYPALLPLLHDLIHKYNMSPPNDLMYKFNAYVRSIPPYYCPFLRKALVNINVPYQLLQFLLPENVDNYLSPTIANQLKHIKNTAKQDQENLCMKVYKQLKQAKPPYRQVETAKLCTGTVLRRDLVRHPLLRDTFAKLHAEIEPVENYTIVVPQLTHQSSAKTYRNPFDIPRRDLVEEIARMRETFLRPTLLVAKDSGHCLPISEMGNYQEYLKNKDNPLREIEPTNVRQHMFGNPYKKDKHMVMVDEADLSDVAPMKSPNGNGPGGSPPGSSGSGSSGSSSSGSSSSGGPGGPGMGGGPGGMSGLMLGPHSGSGFGKKLDGTSRGRKRKAGPLPRAFEFRRVSTDSRSSCSSPRPSSPSESAPSSPNPAAAIACDSSASPSAASTGSGSGSGLTGSGPSSVPGSGGRSSPNCFDEDSNSSFVSSSSSTDPSSDSGLSLSTSERLGGIGFDFSEEETNDQDTALNGHVHNFINGISDETNAADTEAPPGPGPRPGAPPPSNMLPAAAAAAPEPIVTATSVPVVGAAAAAPQATVPSTASGVVVASTVAASLVTPPPLPAVSSTSNGGLGLGSGGTGGSSSDPACSSASANNSSGVLYVPLNGLTTTHAAYSSNRGGSPTCPMGSHLGGLGPAGSHSHKGISMMSLSGVLPMLNGYTHHGVNISPPSPLSAVPPAPLATPNPTTAISSSIGSVSGSSGSSYFTHNDINDASEISRILQTCHNGTSGSSGSGSGGTGGVGSGSGSGSGSTLNGNGSPEPDVGDDSESPLSLGIGNSFDALKRLAGGGAASSPHLYWGSGLNHFINNNNNSSSGAAAATGNSSTNNHRNHNNNSPMKTEIKSSPSCSSSPTHNSNSNGEVSAAALLILSEEQREAARKHNIDLRLKIFRDIRRPGRDYSQLLDNLGLVKGDHDMKSDFVEMCIGESRRFRRHRMVGSIQEWWEQRQQSQPAIDQQLQQDQSQPPQQQQQQETAAATKS